The following proteins come from a genomic window of Paenibacillus sp. CAA11:
- a CDS encoding sugar ABC transporter permease: MSGLKFRRTVKLTVSYIILAILAIVAVYPALWVVLGSLRPGKSLYSKSLIPETFTLDHYRELFTSDTVLFGTWYMNTLKIAILSMIIGVFLTLLTSYAVSRFRFKGRQTALSTVLILGMFPGFMSMIAIYLLLKEWHLLDTHLALIIVYAAGAPLGGTFIAKGFLDTIPRTLDEAAKIDGAGNFKIFTKIILPLSRPMLTYIGLTQFVGPWVDFIFARLVLRTKENWTLAVGLYDMVNSNQNTNFTVFSAGAVLIAIPITILFMFLQRMLVEGLTSGASKG, encoded by the coding sequence ATGAGCGGCTTGAAATTTAGAAGAACAGTTAAGCTGACAGTAAGTTATATTATATTGGCGATTTTAGCCATTGTGGCCGTCTATCCGGCCCTATGGGTCGTACTTGGTTCGTTACGTCCGGGAAAATCGCTCTACAGTAAGAGCCTGATCCCCGAAACCTTCACACTGGATCATTACCGGGAACTGTTCACTTCCGATACGGTTCTGTTCGGCACATGGTATATGAACACGCTCAAAATCGCGATACTCTCCATGATTATCGGGGTGTTCTTAACTCTCCTGACAAGCTATGCGGTCTCCCGCTTTCGCTTCAAAGGGCGCCAGACAGCATTGTCTACCGTACTGATCTTGGGGATGTTCCCGGGCTTCATGAGCATGATTGCCATCTATCTGCTGCTGAAGGAATGGCATCTGCTGGATACTCATCTGGCATTGATTATTGTGTATGCCGCAGGGGCGCCGCTTGGCGGAACCTTTATCGCGAAGGGCTTTCTCGATACGATTCCGCGAACCCTGGACGAGGCGGCCAAGATTGATGGGGCGGGCAACTTTAAGATTTTCACCAAGATCATTCTGCCGCTATCCCGCCCCATGCTGACGTATATCGGCTTAACCCAATTCGTCGGCCCATGGGTTGATTTCATCTTCGCCCGCCTGGTCCTGCGGACGAAGGAGAACTGGACGCTCGCCGTAGGGTTGTACGACATGGTCAACTCGAATCAGAACACGAACTTCACTGTGTTCTCGGCGGGTGCGGTGCTCATTGCCATCCCGATTACCATACTGTTCATGTTCCTGCAGCGTATGCTGGTGGAAGGCCTGACTTCAGGTGCGAGCAAGGGGTAA